The genomic segment GTTACTCGACTTGTAAATGATATTCTTTCTGGAGAAAGTGGGCTAGGACGTATTGGATCTTCAACACGAAGGTCCGGCCTGTACAACTCTACTACACAAGAACTTCTTGTAAATGACCTGCTTTCAAGAGCAGCTACCAGAGCACAACTTGCCGGAGCTCCTACCACAACTACAACGGATGTTAAAGGTGCAGGTTTGATGCCGCTTGTTAGCACAATTGGCGGATCTATGTTACTTAACAGCGTGCTTAAAAATGGAGTCTCTAATACTTTGGGGCCGCTTTTAGGCAAAGGAGCTGGCAAAGGAGCAGCGGCAACTTCTGCTGTAACTACTGGAACTGTGCCCCCTGTAGCAAATTTAACTACTGGAGGGGCTGCCGGAGCTTCAGGTGCCGCTGGGTCTATTCAATCTTTCTTAGGCGGAAATGCTGCCCAACTTGGAGGTGGCTTGCTTTCAGGTATTTTGCAAGGTGAAGATGCTTTAGAGCCTGAAAACTTGCTGCTTACTAGCGCACTTGGGTTTCTTACTGGAGGCTTTCCTGGCCTTGGTTCTGCTCTGCTTGGTACAGGCATTGGGTCTTTTGGCGAAGATGTCTTTGGCAAAATTGGCGACATCGGCAAAGACATTATAGATAGCATTGGAGACTTCTTTGGAGACCTATTCTAATGGCTACTGTAACTTTGTCAGAGATCATTGAAACTGCAAATAAATTAAGCCAAAATAGCCGCGGTTTGGCAGAACAGGCAGCAGCGGCAACCCAAGAGCGGTCATCTGCTGCTAGGCAGGTAGCAGACAACACAAGAGAAGCGGGCAAGATTGTAAATGATCTAGAACAGAAAAGGTCTCTAGCCCAGTTGGAAGCTAAGAAGCTGGCTAAGAATAATGCCGCTGCTATGGGTTTAGATGCTACAGCTTCCAATGAAATTATCACACAAGTTGGCTCCCAGATGCGGGAAGATATGCTTAAGTATATTTCAGCATCTAAGCAGTTGGAGCAAATTGACGCTAATGATAATCTACTCAGCAACCCACTTGGGTGGTTTAATTCATTAATGAATCGCCAAGAAGTTGAAGCAGTTGCTGAGCAATCATTAGCTCGTATGAATAATGCATCTACAATGATGTCTCGTTTGTATGCACTTAGCGATTCTGACTTTAAAACCCAATTGGCTCTAGCAGAAACGGCGGATGCTAATGACATAGCGTTGGGGGCAAAAGCAGCAGCACTTAATGCAGAGTCCAACGCTCTGAAAGCTGAAATAGATGCTGCTGGATATGATATTGAAGGCTATAGAATACTTACCCAACTAGGCACTGATGAATTTAATCGCAGGGTTGGTATATATAATATGTTGCAAGACCAGCAACGCCATTCTGAGTCAATGCGTATGCAAGGAATGCAGCTAGATATTATGCGCAGAAATTTTGCTAGGGCTGAAGCACAGGATAAAGCAGGAGACTATTTGGCTGCAACTGCTAATGTAGGAGCTAGGATTCTTGGGTTTGGCGAACTTCCTAAAGAATTAATTCTGGATAATTATGGTAAAGCCACCCCAATTGGACAGCGACTTGCTTTGCTTGAGTTGGTGGGTACTAAATCTATGTTGAGCAATTCTGCCACTATTGGCGAATCTCCTATGATTACCAGAGAAATTATTCAATCAACAGGAGGCAACTTTCCTCAATCCATGGACCCTGCTATTGTTGATACTTTTGCAGAAGCTGACGAAGAGCTTAATAGGGTTATTAGTCAAGCTTCTGCTATTTCGGGACTTGCTGGTGTAACTGCTACAGCAAATACTTATGGGCTTAACGCGGATACAATTGATAACCCAGAGCTGGTAGCGGAGGCATACAATAAGATATTCAATGAGCGGCTTGAGAAAAAGTACAAAGGAATTCCCCATAAATCTTTGACTTTTTCTGAGCTAGAGAAATTACCAGATTTTAGAAGTATTGCCACTTCTCCTACATATCAAAAAGTAATTGCACCTCTTGCAGCTTCTGCTGATACCCCAATTACTATTCCAAGACTGGCTCCAATTGTAGCAGAGGCAGTTGCTTCCGGAGAAGTTTCTAGTGAGCAAGCTTCTAGTGACATGGCTAAGTTGAGTAAGATTGCTTACGCTAACTACGCTTCTGCTTCTGGGGCTCGTATGATTGGAGCCAAGTTACCAGCGGGGGATTTTAGCAAAATAGTAATTGAGACTGGAGAGACTTTTAGTATCTGGAAAGCTCTTACTGCTCCTGTAGGCTCATTTGGTGTGTACAACCCAACTAAAGAAGCTGCTACTTTCCATCAGCGGGGGCGAGTAAAAGATACAATTAACCTTGATACAACAAGTCCCTCAGATTGGAGCACTTATTTCCAGATACTTAAAGCCACAAAAAATAAAAAAGAAGTGGCAGAAAAGCTGAGTGAGGAACTCAACAAATGAAATTTGAAAGCGCGCCAGATTTTGTAAAATCAGCTGATGCCCATAACATAGCAGCGTCAGGTACTAGCGTATTCGACTTTTCTACCTCCACACCTTATGATGATTCTTCCACCGCAGAATTTATACAAGAGTCTGGGGAAGATAAATTTGGTCCTGATATTTTATACGAACCTGCCAAAGGCATTCCGGCAGCTGTAATATCTGGCGGGGTTGGGATAGCAAATAGTATCACTGGCTTGCTAAATCTGACGCTGCCTGCTGATAAAGAATTCCAGCCTATTGATACAATGGAGGTGATGGCTAGTCTAGACTCCAATCTGGCTGATTATTACGCACAACATAAAACAAGTGTTGACTTCTGGGGCTTTGCAGCTGGGGCAATTGTGCCTTCTACCCTAGCAATTAAAGGCTTGCGTGCGGGTCAAATGGCAATGAGAGGGGCTGCTTCTGGAGAAATTGGGACCAATACCTCTTTAGCCACCCGGCTGCTAGTACCAAACACAGAATTACAAGTAAAAATACATGGGGCACAATTGGCTTCTAGAAATGCCACATGGAAGTTGCTCAATGGCAACACACTTAAAACAGTAGCTTCCGGGGCACACCAAGGAGCATTGGAAGCGGCTGTTGCTGAAGCTGCTATACTAGCCACAAGTTTTAAATCTCCTATATTTGACAATTGGGATCTTGGGGATTTTGCAATTAACTACGCAGTTGGCGTAGGTCTTGGCATTCCTTTTGGGGCTGTAGGCGGGCTTGGAGCCAGTTACTTTGGCACCAAAAATTTGATGCGTAATGCTCAAGCGCGTGAATGGAGTATGGCTACTAAAGCTACTACACTGCTTAGCAGTATGGAGGATTTGAAATCTGGCAGAAAACTTGGAGACATCTTAGATGACAATGATGGATTCTTGCCTACAGATTTAGCTGATGACATTCTGCGAGCAAGTGATGATATTACTCAAGTAGCTAAGCCAGTTACCTATGATGATGTGCTTACAGCTAAAAAAGCTCAAGGTGAATCAGGTTACAGTATTTCCCCAGATGCTGTTAATGAGGAGGTGATTTTTCTTAATAGGCAGCGGGATTTAAATATTGAAAAACTTAAAAATGAAATGCGCACAAACATTAGAGCGTTGGAAAATTCGCCTAATGCTAAGAAAGATTTAGAATTTGGCAACTTGGTAGCTGATCTGTATATACATGCTCCACAAGAATCTGTAGCTTCTGCATTTACACGAATGCGCGAATTCATGCGTTTAGGGGAAAGCAGCTCCTATGAAAGAATGGTTAAAAAAGCCATGCGCACTATGCGGCTTTCCAAAGAAGAAACAGAATTGTACCTTGGCAGTGACCCCACTAGATATATAAAACTGCACTCTGGGCTCATCGGAGAAACTCTGACAGATGCCCCAAGAAACTTGCGCCTCGCTGACACTCTAAATAAAAAAGATGTAACTAAAATTATAGCTAAAGAACTAACAAAGTTTAAAGGTTCCATAGAGAATTTTGCAGAAACAGGTAAAAACATTACAGGAGCTGCATTAAAGCGCATGGAAGCTAGGTGGGCAGCTTCTAAGCATATCACTGCCGCTAAACTAGAGAAATTTGGCACAGCAGAAATGCCTGTGTATGCTACAGATTTACCTCTTATGCGAGCGTTGTTGCAGTCGGATGTGCAAGACCGGAGCTTTGTAGTATACAAAGAAATTAACGGTGTCTGGGAACCTCACATTGTAGCAAACAAAGCGGATTTAAAGCAGCTGTATAATAACACGCAGTTGGAGCTAGCATATAAACTAGGGAGAGCTGGGCACGCTTCAGATGTAATTGAGCATATTACAGATTTACGCGCAGACGTTTTAAGTGGAGCAGCTAGAGTTCCAGATAATGTGGAGACTTTCTATTCCGCACAAGATTACCATGCTGCAACATTGTCCGATAAACTCGGCAAGGAAATTACACCTGCTGATTTGTATACACTGCCAAAATATGCTAAGGTTACTTATGCTGAAGATGTAATTGAAGAAGAGTCTGGGAATATTCTGCGGGGTATGCAGGGAATCCAATATAGGCAGAAAGTATATGCAGAGGCAACAGAAAGGGCAGCTGCTAAATATTTAAAAGAGTGGAATGCTAGGTTTGTACCTATCACTGATAGCTTACTTGCTAAAGCTTGGAGAGGTGGTGTAGGTCAAGGCTTTGTTAGAAATGCAGGGGGCAGCTTTGGTTCTTTAGAAGCTGCTATTTCCCAAAATGCTAATATTGTAGCTAATGCAGAAAAAGAAATCCTAGCTAACCTGAAGCAAAGCTTAGAAAACGAAGTGCAATCACTACTGCGTAATCGAGAAGTAGCAGTAAAATTTTCTGGCTTAAATGAAATGCTTGCAGGCATGACGGAAAGGTTTACCTTGTCATCTGACGAAGTTGGCCTCATCCCAGTTAAATTGGCCAAGTGGGAAGATGAGGTGCAGCAGTCTGGTAACTACGGACCAAAGCCAGCTCTAGCTAAAGGCACCCCAGAATTTATTGAAATTGACAGCCCAGAATTGCTTGCTGTTGTTAAGAAACACATGCAACTAGATTTCATTCGGAATGGGCACAAAAGAAACATAAACTCTGTTTTCGGTCCTGGCAATAATACAGACTATGCTTTTTATCCTGTACGTCAAGACCCTAGGGATTATAAGCATGTTGCTTTTGTTGTTGATACCAGCATGGCAGGAGTAGGACATAAAAGAATGCTGCTTGCCAGAAATGCTGCTGAACTCCAAGAGCAGATTAGACTAGTACCAAAGGAGCCTAGCATTAAAATTGTTACTGACCCCCAGTCCCAGGAGTTTCATAAAGCAGTAGGGGATTGGATGTACGATGCTACACTTCATGACAACTATTTGGATGCAGAACTAACTTCCAAAGGGGTACGTAGCAACTTTTTTCCTATGACAGATCCGCAGCTAATTGCTGATACCTTTTTGCAGCATCATATTAGGAAAGAAACTGCTCTATTCCGAGAGGTGCTAAAAGTTAAATTTGCTAAGCCTATTGAAGTACTAGAGCGCAGAGGTCGGCTGTATGCCAACATTGCAGAATCTAGTACTGATCATGTATCCAAGTTGCAAGAATCTTCAAGAAACAACCCATATATGGCAATGGTTAAATCTTTGCTAAATATTACACGTCTTGAAGATATTCCAGGATTTTGGCTTAGTGCTCAACGGGCTTTAGATGAGAACATAAGCAAAGCATGGAATGCTGGAGTAAATGCAGTATGGAGAAATAGAAAGCTTACAGAGTCTAAAGTAATTGAAGCCACAAGAAATGCGCTTGGACAGCTGCCTGTATTTCATAAAGAGTTTTCCGCCTTTACTAATATGGGGCAAGCTTTGAGCTTTATTGCTACTAAATCTGGCAATAAGTTTGAGCGGGTGCTAGCTACTAAAATGCAAGAGACTCTTAAAGATGTGCCTTTCCATGTAGCAGAATCAGGCGTTAGTATTCCAGGTGGATTTGATCCTGAGTCTGCAAGGTCTTTTGGAACTTGGTTTCCTGAAGGGGGAATTCATGGAAGGGTAGTTGTAAAAGGCGCTTCCTTTGGATCTAAGACAGCTGGGATTACCAACAGAACGGTGCTGCATGAAGCTTTGCACGCGTTTCTTGAAGCTAAACGTTTTGTTGGGGAAAGCCGACTAGCTAGTGATCCAGCAGCTATCTCATTTAGCACCCGCTGGGAAGAGCTTAGAGCTAGATTCCTAGCAGCTACAGAGGACTACGCACACCTTGTCCCTGCTGAATGGGGACCAAGATACCTTATAAAGGAAAAATCAGCAGAGCTTCTTACTTATGGCTTAACCAATCCCAGACTGAGAAAAGCTTTAGAACAGATGCCTGGAACTACTAAAGGAAGCACTTTAGGTTCTGAATTTGTAGAGCTAGCTACAGAAGCTCTCGGCCTCAAGAAATCTGATAGTAACATGTTAATTGATCTGCTAAACACAACAGAGATAGGAAGCAACGTAAGACTTACGGATAAAGCAGCGGATTGGTACAATTCATTAGAGTCAAACTATACATTAGTTGACAACATCATTGCTGAGAGTGATGCAGCTTTTGGGAGCATAGGGTTTCGTTCCGCTTATTGGGGGGCAGCAGAGCAAATTTTTGCTAACACTCGTATAGATAGGGGAGTGCTATCTACTTTTATTAGAACAGCTAACACTTTCTTAACCAATACAGTGCTGCGTTGGGATCCTATCAATACTGCAATTAATAAGATAAGCCTCCCGGTTATAATGATGCCAGAGATTAAATCACTTATCAATGCAATTAAAAGCGGAAATGAGCAAGCTGCTGGAGAGCTATCTCGTTTAGCAGAGGTTGTAGTACCTGGGTCGGATGGAGCTAGAATACTTTCCCCGTATAAATTAATTGCGAATGCCTATAAAATTCTGCACTCAGATCAAGCTGGGCCTATATTGCAGGAGTTTAAAAAGCGGGGTATTGTAGTAGATACACTAGACCAGCATTATAAAGGCATGGATGCTTTAACACTCACTGGGCATGAAACTGCTAAAGATTTGCAAAAGAAAACAATTCAGCTAAGGCAGCTTCTTAAAGACTGGGGAAACATAGCCGCAGTAGCTACCGGCAACGAGTGGGCCGAAAGAACTAACAGGGCTGTGGCTGCTTTGGTAATGAAACAGCTAACAGACCTAGGCGTTAAGTATGGGAAACTTAGCGAAAAAGAATCTTGGGCCTACATTAATTTGTTCACTAACAGGGTGAATGGAGTTATCAGGGCAGCTGAGCGCCCCCTTATGTTCCAAGGCCCAATTGGACAAGCCATGGGACTATTTCAATCTTACCAGTTTAACTTAATGCAGCAAGCTTTTAGGCATATTGGCGAAGGGAATTTAAAGTACGCGGCTATGATGGCAGGATTACAAGGCAGTATTTTTGGTGCATCGTCCTTGCCTGGATTTGATTTAATCAATGACAGTCTCGTGGGTAATGCTGCGGGGAATAAGAACCACACAGATGCATATATGGTAGCGTCTGATTGGGTTCTATACGGTATGCCAAGTTACTTTACTAGTACAGCTTTATTTACTCGCGGGGATGTTAACCCTAGAACTTGGACAGTTGTTCCCAATCCTACCAATCCTACAGAGCTGCCTATTTTTTCCTCTATAGCGAAGGCTGTTAGTTCTGTCAAAACAGCTTTTGGTTCTTGGACAGAAGGAGCTCCAGCTTGGGATTCTTTCTTATTAGGACTTGAGCACCTTGGACTATCAAGGCCTCTTTCTGGTTTAGCTGTGTCTTTGCGTGGATTAACTAATGATGAATTGCGCGCTCATTCTACACAAAAGAATGCGCAGTTTCTATATGCAAACGATTTGATGTCAATAACAACCCTAACTAGAATTGCAGGTGCGAAACCTTTAGATGAAGCTAAGATGTTAAATAACTTTTATCGCATAAATGCCTATGCCAGTGAAGATAGAAGGCGACGCATGGATTTAGGAATTGCCATGAAGGTATCACTAGGTTCAGGTAATGTTCCAGATGCGGAAACCCTGGGGGATTTTGCTGCGGAATATGTGGCGAGAGGGGGGAGTCCAAAAAGATATAATTCTTATTTTATGGATCAATACAAGAATGCTAATGTATCACAAGCTAAACAACTTTCCGAACGCTTGAACTCTCCTTATGCTAGGAATATGCAATTTCTGCTTGGCGGTACAGAAGGTCTTACATATTTAGAATGAAGCGCGTTGTCTCCGGTGATTGGAGATGCCCCCTTCCTTGGGGGCTTTTTTATTTCTGATTAACTAGAAAGATCGCTATCGCAGAAAGGGCACCTGCTGGTGTAACATACTAAAGGCTGAGGTGCGGCAGAGCAGCTGGGCTGATAAAAGTTTTCGGCTTCATAATAACTAAAATAATAATTTGATTTATATGCTATGGAAAGATTCTCAAGCCGCATACAACAATATAATTTCATACTCTGTTTCTCTTTGTCTAATACAAATGTAGCTTACTTCCTTAGCCAAGCTTCTGCCTCTTCTTTAAGTTTGCATATAGACTTGCAAGATATGCCCTGGTAATCGGCTATATACCTAAAAGCAGCCTCCTCCCCTTGGCTATAAAAAATTTGATATGCCGCATCTAGTAAACTATTGCAGAAAGTACAGCCAATTACTGAGTTTTCTTTTTCAATTATAGCAAGAAACCCAAGAGGTTTCGGGGAGGTAACCTGACTTTCCAACCGGGCTACTTCTGCTTTAGCATAAAATAGAATCTTTTTAGCATCCCGCAATTCATCACTATGAGAAGAGCTGCCATACCTGTAACAAGATCTGAAAATTTCTCCGATCTGCGCATTCATATTTCTGTGAGAAATCAGATCCTGGAGCTCTACTGCTCCGGCGGGTAATTTATAATAAGAAGCGGTTGAACCGTCGCTTTTTTCCTTGCCAGTTGGCATCTTTAAATTCCTCCATTTTTACTTGGGAATACTTCTGTTACATCTTGGAAGTAATCTGCGTAAACTCTCTGGACTCTAAATCCAGCTGCGTGCTTATGTCCACCCCCTCCGAACTTAGCTGCAATTTCTGCAACATTTAAACCCTCTGAATCTGACCTAAGACTAAACACTCTACCTTCTGGAGTGTCCCAATAACAAGCCGCAAATGGATGGCCTTTTGCCATAATATGCCCAGCATCACTGGCCAAAGTATAAGGCAAATTAGCTGCAGGAACTACATAGTTATCTATTACAAATTTACGTTGAGTTACTTTTAGAAGCTCTTCAATGTCTTTGTTTTTCTTTCTTAAGAGTGCGGTTCCTTCTACTTTTAAATTGTAAATAAGATCATCATTGTGCATATACAGATCCCAGACATTAAAATTATAGGGGTATGAAAATATCGCTTCATTTACTTCTTTAGAATCCGGTAATTGAAACCGCCACAAATCTCTATCTTCAATGTATTCTAGCAACTTAGGAACAGGTTCATCCGGGAGTAAAGTTTTCCAAGTAAGTACAGCTCCAGAATGTGCCATATCAAATACGCAGTCAAAAGTAGATCCGCTTGGAGGAGAGAAATTCTTAAATTCATTTACAGCAGATTCATGATGATCTATAATTAAAATCTCTTTGGCTTTGCACAGCATCTCCGAAATTACATCTTTTTTATAACTGAAATCTACAAGTATAACATCTCTATCAGTTACATCAGGAGGAGGATTCTGATATACTCCAGGGTAGAAATCTACATTGCTTTCTCCATAAGCCTCTCTAACTGCCATAGCTGCACCAAAGCCATCTGCGCAATTGGCATGATATATACAAAGAAGTTTGTTACTCATGTCCTAATTCCTCAGCTGTGAGATATTTAGAATCAACCGTTCCATCATTTTTAAATTTCAGTTTTCTTCTACTTGCTGTAAAGCCTTCAGCGGAATATTTTATTTTACCTGCTGTAACTAGATTGCGGGTAACTCTTGCCAGCTCATCTAAATCTGATAGATCATGGTGAACCAGTTCCCATATTGCAGCAAAATCCAAAGGACGCTCAGCTGCTTCAAGTATTTCTACCACCTTATGAGCGACCCCAGCATTTTTACCTCTGCCAAACTCACCAAAAGCTTTTGGCATATAATGCTCTGCATAAGAGAGTACAGTATTAGCATATACAACATCCTCTGGTTCTATAATATTAGAGCATCTAGCTGCTGCATGAATAGTTATTAGTTTCAATAGGTGTATGAGTCTACGACTGCTATAATGGGCAAAACGTTCATCTTCTACAGGACTCCAAGTTTTGTAAATTTTATCCACTAAAGCTACAGCTTCTTCAGTTATATCTAATGCACCATTGCAGTTCAGTTTAATTGCTTTTAGTTTTGTTATAAAATCTTCCAACTGTTCTTCACTTGGGGCGGCAGGAAATGTTATACGCTTTTTAGTAGGCTCAGAAAATACAGCTATTATTCGGCTGAAAAACCCCTGGCCCAAAGCCTCTGGTGGAAAGGTATTAGCAAGAGTTGTTTGGGTGTTCCCTGCCAGCAACGATATTACAGGATCACGTATTTCAACTTGTGCTCCATTTTTAATCCTACTCTTATACACTCCAGAATAATCCCAAAGAACTCCAAGTGTAGCAAGAAAATCAAATATGTTGTTGCCAAAGAAATCATTGAATTCATCTGCGGTAATAAAAGACTCTGCCATATCATTATCAAAAGGGGAATCCAATAAGTCAGCTTCTTCCATACCAGCTAAGTCCATAAGAAATTTCTCTTTTGTTGTTTTCTCAGCTGCAAATGCATCATAGCCTGCTCGCATCAAAACTTTCTTTGCTCGTTTTATTGCACTAGACTTTTTTACTCCAGATGCTCCCATTAGCAGCACATACAAATTTGGGTACAGTTCCATTCCACTAAATTTAAAATAAGCATCTCGTCCAATCCAGGCTCCCATTGCAGTTATTATTGCCCATCTTCTATATATTGCAGGTACTTCAGTGCCTTCAGTCATGTGTATGTAATCTTTAAATATGTCATACATCATCCCCTCCCCAGCTATTACCCAACTTTTTTAAGTCCACTGGGATGGTCATATTTCGTAAAGTGCCAAAGCAGTCTCTAACTGGAATTGTATTTGTCATAAGCTCTTTTACTCTGTGCGCTAAATGATCGTGCCCCTTTCGTACTTGGAAAAAAATAGAATCATGAATCTGTGCCAGCAACTTAAAATCAGGATTATTGCCCAGCTCTTTAAATGCAGCCAGAAATGCTCTGTCTAGCAACATGGCAATCAGAGACTGCGTAACATGGGCTATATACATATTTAATGCACGCTTACTTTTGTAAGGATCTGAAAAGCAGTACCGAACCCAGCCAGTATCGCCAACAAGTTTTTTGGATACTCTTACCTCTTTCTTAATTGAATTATAATAATCAGTTTTTACCACTCTGAATTTCAGTTCATACAGATTAAGTAGATACGCAGCCACATCTAACACTGACATCCTTGCGGGTAAATTCAATAACTTCTTTGCTTCCAGTAGAGCAACAGTGCCCATTGTTTGTGCCAGAACAGCTGCCCCCATATTATAATTAGCCCCGTGGTTAATGCGCTTGCCAAGCTTTCTTACTGGGGCATTAACTTCTTCTACTGGCATACCAAAAAACATGGAAGCTTTAACTGTATGGCTATCCTGGCCGGATTCAAATATGCGGAGTAATTCTGGATCGCCTGATTTGTAAGCTACTCCTCTATCTTCAGCTTGTGAGTAATCAGCTTCCCATAGCTCAAAGCCGGGATCTGCAACTAAGGTACTTTTAACAGGTCCGGCTGCAGGGATATTTTGAATTTGCAAGCCGCACCAGAAATGATGAGCTGCGCTGCTATTTCTTCCAGTATCTGTGCCGTGGGGATTTATACTGTATAGTATCCTGCCCTTATACTCTGAAGCCTCTGACCCAGTTTTTAAATAAGTGCTGCTGAGTTTTCTTCTGCCCCTGTATTCTAATATAGCTTCAGCAAAATAGGCAGTAAGAGGGTGCTTAAGCATAGCCTCTTTGAGATCAGCTTCTGCACTACTTTTCAACCCTTTGTGCCCCAGTATATGAAGTAATGCAAGCACTTGTTTAGGGGAGCTGGGGTTAAATTTAGGGGTTCCTGCGGCTCTTTGTAACTTAGCTAAAATTGCGTCTTGTTCTTCTTGTTCTATCTGAGCAACTTCTCTGAGCTTAGCTTCGTCCCTAGCTATACCCCGCATCTCGCACATATGGGAAGGGAAGTTCATGGGGAATTTATGTAAGTAATTTTGCACTGCCCAATCAGGAGCTTCTTGTAACCAAGCAACTGCGCTATCTACTGTTGCCCAGGTATCTAGTGCATTGTATTTATATTGATCTTCTTTATTCCCGCTTGCTAAATCTTTCCAGTACATGCTGTTGCGGACAAAAAAAGCAGATACACTTCCCAAGTCTTTAGGCAATTCAGAATACCAAGCATGTAGCATATTAGCAGTATCAAAGTACCATCCATGCAGCGGCGCTCCGTATTTAAAAAACCAAGCAGCATCATACTTACCATTCTGCATTACCTTTGGGGGATCTAGCGTATTTAATCTACGCATTTTATATACAGCTTCCATACTATCAATTGGCAGTACAAAAGCTTTAGATGTGTTTGAAGCTAGATCAATGCCACAATATCCTACCATAGTCATAGCTAATTTGGGCTTTGAAACTGTTTCAATATCTACCCCTATAAGATCGCTATGGCGCAGCCAAGAAAGAGCTTCTTCATAATCTGCTTCAGTTTTTATGGTTTGCCAAATCAGCTTAGAGCTAGAAGGCCAAGTGGCAGGAGCAACAAATTTACTAATATACCTGCTGGCTAGGAA from the Candidatus Macondimonas diazotrophica genome contains:
- a CDS encoding DHH family phosphoesterase codes for the protein MSNKLLCIYHANCADGFGAAMAVREAYGESNVDFYPGVYQNPPPDVTDRDVILVDFSYKKDVISEMLCKAKEILIIDHHESAVNEFKNFSPPSGSTFDCVFDMAHSGAVLTWKTLLPDEPVPKLLEYIEDRDLWRFQLPDSKEVNEAIFSYPYNFNVWDLYMHNDDLIYNLKVEGTALLRKKNKDIEELLKVTQRKFVIDNYVVPAANLPYTLASDAGHIMAKGHPFAACYWDTPEGRVFSLRSDSEGLNVAEIAAKFGGGGHKHAAGFRVQRVYADYFQDVTEVFPSKNGGI
- a CDS encoding DUF3987 domain-containing protein, whose protein sequence is MTEGTEVPAIYRRWAIITAMGAWIGRDAYFKFSGMELYPNLYVLLMGASGVKKSSAIKRAKKVLMRAGYDAFAAEKTTKEKFLMDLAGMEEADLLDSPFDNDMAESFITADEFNDFFGNNIFDFLATLGVLWDYSGVYKSRIKNGAQVEIRDPVISLLAGNTQTTLANTFPPEALGQGFFSRIIAVFSEPTKKRITFPAAPSEEQLEDFITKLKAIKLNCNGALDITEEAVALVDKIYKTWSPVEDERFAHYSSRRLIHLLKLITIHAAARCSNIIEPEDVVYANTVLSYAEHYMPKAFGEFGRGKNAGVAHKVVEILEAAERPLDFAAIWELVHHDLSDLDELARVTRNLVTAGKIKYSAEGFTASRRKLKFKNDGTVDSKYLTAEELGHE
- a CDS encoding DNA polymerase, with protein sequence MNRPEGIVIVITEDDTPYVSRLFPALQGVAVRVLKKPITTLSELILPLQKAGIKHVISTRPDLLMKLVPAGVRRVAKIDNYAGSIIEHEGIEFLFIHPLKQLVTVPYGEFLASRYISKFVAPATWPSSSKLIWQTIKTEADYEEALSWLRHSDLIGVDIETVSKPKLAMTMVGYCGIDLASNTSKAFVLPIDSMEAVYKMRRLNTLDPPKVMQNGKYDAAWFFKYGAPLHGWYFDTANMLHAWYSELPKDLGSVSAFFVRNSMYWKDLASGNKEDQYKYNALDTWATVDSAVAWLQEAPDWAVQNYLHKFPMNFPSHMCEMRGIARDEAKLREVAQIEQEEQDAILAKLQRAAGTPKFNPSSPKQVLALLHILGHKGLKSSAEADLKEAMLKHPLTAYFAEAILEYRGRRKLSSTYLKTGSEASEYKGRILYSINPHGTDTGRNSSAAHHFWCGLQIQNIPAAGPVKSTLVADPGFELWEADYSQAEDRGVAYKSGDPELLRIFESGQDSHTVKASMFFGMPVEEVNAPVRKLGKRINHGANYNMGAAVLAQTMGTVALLEAKKLLNLPARMSVLDVAAYLLNLYELKFRVVKTDYYNSIKKEVRVSKKLVGDTGWVRYCFSDPYKSKRALNMYIAHVTQSLIAMLLDRAFLAAFKELGNNPDFKLLAQIHDSIFFQVRKGHDHLAHRVKELMTNTIPVRDCFGTLRNMTIPVDLKKLGNSWGGDDV